A genomic stretch from Candidatus Eremiobacteraceae bacterium includes:
- a CDS encoding amidohydrolase, with amino-acid sequence MSLDLLTVPEPVVRDVIALRRDFHVHPELGFEEVRTAGIVAGRLKSLGYEVRTGIGQTGVVGILRTKRPGKTILLRADMDCLPIQERSGVEFSSQAAGKMHACGHDGHTAMLLGAAQMIMERRDVIHGTIVLCFQPAEEGKGGARAMIEDGVLDDPHVDRVYGLHLTSLYPTGQVLVRPGPVMASSDSIEVTIRGRGGHGAAPHQTVDPILTSAYFVSQLQSVVSRNVDPIEPAVVTVGAIHGGTIHNVIPDAVELLGTVRAFSEPEREEMKPRIERVLAGCCAAQGASYEYRYINRYPVTVNDAAEAAYVRDLAERTVGATRLGQLAQTMGAEDFSFMLLRRPGCFFFVGSQSGESTAVAHHNARFAIDEACLPAGVQMMVALALDAPQRA; translated from the coding sequence ATGAGCCTCGACCTGTTGACGGTTCCGGAGCCCGTCGTGCGCGACGTCATCGCGTTGCGCCGCGATTTCCACGTGCATCCCGAGCTCGGCTTCGAAGAAGTGCGCACCGCCGGTATCGTCGCGGGACGGCTCAAGTCGTTGGGTTATGAAGTGCGCACCGGGATCGGGCAGACCGGCGTCGTCGGCATCTTGCGTACGAAGCGGCCGGGCAAGACGATCTTACTGCGCGCCGACATGGACTGCTTGCCGATCCAGGAGCGCAGCGGGGTCGAGTTCTCCTCGCAGGCGGCGGGCAAGATGCACGCGTGCGGACACGACGGCCACACCGCGATGCTGCTGGGCGCGGCGCAGATGATCATGGAGCGGCGCGATGTCATCCACGGCACGATCGTTTTGTGCTTCCAACCGGCCGAGGAAGGTAAGGGTGGCGCGCGCGCGATGATAGAGGACGGCGTGCTCGACGACCCGCACGTCGATCGCGTCTACGGCCTTCATCTGACGTCATTGTATCCGACCGGCCAGGTGCTCGTGCGTCCGGGGCCGGTCATGGCTTCGAGCGACTCGATCGAAGTGACCATCCGCGGGCGCGGCGGTCACGGCGCAGCGCCGCACCAAACCGTGGATCCGATTCTCACGTCTGCATATTTCGTGTCTCAATTACAATCGGTGGTCAGCCGCAACGTCGACCCGATAGAACCGGCGGTCGTCACGGTCGGCGCGATCCACGGCGGCACGATCCACAACGTCATACCCGACGCCGTCGAGCTGCTCGGCACCGTGCGCGCCTTCTCCGAACCGGAGCGGGAGGAGATGAAACCGCGCATCGAGCGCGTGCTGGCGGGCTGCTGCGCAGCGCAGGGCGCCTCATATGAGTACCGTTACATCAACCGCTATCCGGTCACGGTCAACGACGCGGCCGAGGCAGCGTACGTGCGCGATCTGGCCGAGCGCACGGTCGGCGCCACGCGTCTGGGGCAGCTGGCGCAGACCATGGGCGCGGAGGACTTCTCGTTCATGCTGCTGCGCCGGCCGGGCTGCTTCTTCTTCGTCGGATCGCAGTCGGGCGAGAGCACCGCCGTCGCCCACCACAACGCGCGCTTCGCGATCGACGAGGCCTGCTTGCCTGCCGGCGTCCAGATGATGGTCGCGCTCGCGCTCGACGCGCCGCAGCGCGCATAG
- a CDS encoding alpha/beta hydrolase — translation MARALSIDTDFVYRPPSGSRPHVVLLPGLVAGRWMWEPTLQALAANGYGFLTLEHPLAGEHDSVEPITHGVIDLMDRCGIASAVMVGGSFGSRIAIDCALKFPKRVDMLALSGAPGSVTTTQLGVGFQGKATRAFCLFLVDKIFYDRRHVDEAEIEAMIRLFRDTRRTVNAMRLMKECSGFDYASALARIDPAVLMIWGAYDQISPCETWQRDLAPSARRGSFFRIERCGHVPMIERPRIFNALLLDRLQPALS, via the coding sequence GTGGCGCGAGCGCTCTCGATCGACACGGATTTCGTCTACCGGCCGCCCAGCGGTTCGCGTCCGCACGTCGTGCTGTTGCCGGGTCTGGTCGCCGGCCGGTGGATGTGGGAGCCGACGCTCCAGGCGCTGGCGGCAAACGGCTACGGGTTCCTCACGCTCGAGCACCCGCTCGCCGGAGAGCACGATTCGGTCGAACCGATCACGCACGGCGTGATCGATCTCATGGACCGTTGCGGGATCGCGTCGGCGGTGATGGTGGGCGGCTCGTTCGGCTCGCGCATCGCGATCGACTGCGCATTGAAATTCCCAAAGCGCGTCGACATGCTCGCGCTCTCAGGCGCGCCAGGTTCTGTCACGACCACGCAGCTCGGCGTCGGATTTCAGGGCAAGGCGACGCGCGCGTTCTGCCTGTTCCTCGTCGACAAGATCTTCTACGACCGCCGCCACGTCGACGAGGCGGAGATAGAGGCGATGATACGGCTCTTCAGAGATACGCGGCGGACGGTCAACGCGATGCGCCTTATGAAAGAGTGCAGCGGCTTCGATTATGCGAGCGCGCTCGCGCGCATCGATCCAGCGGTGCTGATGATCTGGGGAGCGTACGATCAGATAAGCCCGTGCGAGACCTGGCAGCGCGATCTGGCGCCCAGCGCGCGGCGCGGGTCGTTCTTCCGCATCGAACGCTGCGGCCACGTGCCGATGATCGAGCGCCCACGGATCTTCAACGCGCTGCTGCTCG